From a single Deltaproteobacteria bacterium genomic region:
- the ispF gene encoding 2-C-methyl-D-erythritol 2,4-cyclodiphosphate synthase, with translation MRIGFGYDIHRLIKGRRLIIGGVEIPFSRGLLGHSDADVLLHAICDGLLGAIAEGDIGKHFPNNDKRYKDISSLKLLARVSDMMKDKGYSIGNIDSTIIAQKPRLAEYIPGMIKNIAATLGCNPSLINVKATTSEGLGFTGTGKGMAAYASVLIKKTKRLAHS, from the coding sequence ATGAGGATTGGTTTTGGTTACGATATCCATAGGCTTATAAAAGGCAGAAGACTCATAATCGGAGGGGTGGAGATACCTTTTTCAAGAGGTCTTCTGGGGCATTCTGACGCTGATGTTCTTCTGCATGCAATATGCGACGGCTTACTTGGCGCAATAGCAGAAGGCGACATAGGGAAACATTTTCCAAACAATGACAAGAGATATAAAGATATATCCAGCCTTAAGCTTCTTGCAAGGGTTTCCGATATGATGAAGGATAAAGGCTATTCAATCGGAAACATAGATTCTACAATCATTGCCCAAAAACCCCGCCTTGCCGAATATATTCCTGGTATGATAAAAAATATAGCCGCAACCCTTGGCTGTAATCCATCCCTGATAAATGTAAAAGCTACTACCTCTGAAGGCCTCGGTTTTACCGGCACAGGCAAAGGCATGGCTGCCTATGCCTCTGTGTTGATAAAGAAGACAAAGCGTTTAGCTCATAGCTGA
- a CDS encoding response regulator codes for MSNENILIIDDEPVILNLSSEILGTVNYRITTAHDGEEGLKKLKAGDFDMVITDIRMPRMDGMTLIKKIREDISTDIPVIVTTGHGTIEITIESLKHGAQGFIMKPFTPKELRDTVEDTLRKSNIIKENIKLKAFLPLFEINRRLFSEVHINRLFENIVEEAAKSMSAESASLALAGNDGFLNVKASIGKVIEGDHGRIKIGEGIAGLAAKEKKPVFLDERTKTAVSVPILSKGGLIGVLNLAKPAGVKPFINSDIEMLSILCGQAGIAIENAMLYERVKSSYTGIIATLASAIEARDPYTAGHAIRMAEYSKSIAEEIGVSGQAIETIYRAALMHDIGKIGIPDNILLKNGPLSEDECRIMKKHPDIGSKILESMDGLANVARIVRYHHNRFDEGLKEEFSGNSEEIIGARIIAAADAFEAMTSIRPYRKAIPATEAVEELKRMAGSQFDPEVVNVFIKILSRRGII; via the coding sequence ATGTCAAACGAAAACATTTTAATTATAGACGATGAACCTGTAATCCTCAATCTCTCTTCTGAGATATTAGGGACGGTTAATTACAGGATAACAACAGCGCATGACGGGGAAGAAGGCCTTAAAAAGCTTAAGGCCGGCGACTTTGATATGGTAATTACTGACATTAGGATGCCCAGGATGGACGGCATGACCCTCATAAAAAAGATAAGAGAGGATATCTCTACAGACATTCCCGTTATTGTAACCACAGGCCACGGAACCATAGAAATCACCATTGAATCATTAAAGCACGGCGCGCAGGGTTTTATAATGAAACCGTTCACGCCGAAGGAACTCAGAGACACAGTTGAGGACACACTCAGAAAGAGCAATATCATAAAAGAGAATATAAAGTTAAAGGCATTTCTTCCTCTATTTGAGATCAACAGGAGGCTCTTCAGCGAGGTGCATATTAATAGGCTTTTCGAGAATATAGTTGAAGAAGCGGCCAAGTCCATGTCTGCGGAAAGCGCATCGCTTGCGCTGGCCGGAAACGACGGATTTCTCAACGTAAAGGCGTCTATCGGAAAGGTAATAGAAGGAGATCACGGAAGAATAAAGATTGGGGAAGGCATAGCAGGTCTTGCGGCAAAGGAAAAGAAGCCGGTTTTTCTGGATGAGCGGACAAAAACAGCCGTTTCTGTGCCGATACTCAGCAAAGGCGGGCTCATCGGGGTGCTTAATCTGGCAAAGCCGGCGGGAGTAAAACCTTTTATAAATTCAGATATTGAAATGCTTTCTATCCTGTGCGGTCAGGCCGGCATTGCAATAGAAAACGCCATGCTGTATGAAAGGGTAAAAAGCTCATATACAGGAATAATAGCAACATTGGCGTCCGCTATAGAGGCGAGAGACCCTTATACCGCAGGCCATGCAATCCGCATGGCGGAATATTCCAAATCTATCGCAGAGGAAATTGGGGTCTCCGGCCAGGCTATAGAAACCATATACAGGGCCGCGCTCATGCACGACATAGGAAAGATAGGTATCCCGGACAACATCCTGCTAAAAAACGGCCCTTTATCAGAAGACGAATGCCGTATCATGAAAAAGCACCCTGATATAGGCAGCAAGATATTGGAGAGCATGGACGGTCTTGCAAATGTGGCCAGGATCGTAAGATACCACCATAACAGGTTTGACGAGGGGCTAAAAGAAGAGTTCTCCGGCAATAGCGAGGAGATTATAGGCGCCAGGATTATTGCGGCGGCCGACGCATTCGAGGCAATGACATCCATAAGGCCCTACAGAAAGGCGATCCCTGCAACCGAGGCAGTAGAAGAGCTTAAGAGGATGGCCGGCAGCCAGTTTGATCCTGAGGTGGTAAACGTATTTATAAAGATATTAAGCAGACGTGGGATAATATAG